From one Candidatus Poribacteria bacterium genomic stretch:
- a CDS encoding SDR family oxidoreductase: MNLGLTDKIAVVGASSKGLGRAIALGLAHEGAKVTICARNSDALEATADDIRNQTGTEVLAVPTDVSQSEQVGNLISTAIGHFGGIDILVNNAGGPRAGRFDDLDAQDYQDAVHLNLMSTINLCRAVVPTMRERGGGRIINLTSVSVKQPVDNLMLSNMARTGVIGFAKTLATELAPDKILVNNVCPGIIFTDRIRQLATVRAEEGGITFDEALANMTADIPLGRIGDPDEFATLVVFLASGCASYITGTTIQVDGGMVKSLL; this comes from the coding sequence ATGAATCTCGGACTCACGGATAAAATTGCAGTTGTGGGTGCTTCAAGCAAAGGGCTTGGGCGCGCAATTGCGCTCGGTTTAGCACATGAAGGAGCGAAAGTCACGATCTGTGCAAGAAATAGCGATGCCTTAGAAGCAACAGCAGATGACATTCGCAACCAGACCGGCACGGAAGTTTTAGCGGTTCCAACCGACGTTAGCCAATCAGAACAGGTTGGAAATCTCATTAGCACAGCGATCGGACACTTCGGTGGTATCGACATTTTGGTGAACAACGCCGGTGGTCCCAGAGCCGGACGGTTTGATGACTTGGATGCACAGGACTATCAAGACGCCGTCCATTTGAACCTGATGAGCACAATAAACCTCTGCCGCGCTGTTGTTCCGACGATGCGGGAACGTGGTGGTGGACGGATCATCAACCTAACCTCTGTCTCTGTCAAGCAACCTGTCGACAACCTCATGCTATCAAACATGGCACGGACGGGTGTAATTGGATTTGCGAAGACCCTCGCGACGGAGTTAGCACCCGACAAAATCCTCGTTAATAATGTCTGCCCGGGTATTATTTTCACCGACCGCATCCGTCAACTCGCGACGGTCCGCGCAGAAGAGGGGGGCATCACGTTTGATGAGGCACTCGCGAATATGACTGCCGATATTCCGCTCGGTAGGATCGGCGATCCAGACGAATTTGCAACTTTAGTTGTCTTTCTTGCATCGGGATGCGCAAGCTACATAACCGGAACTACGATTCAGGTAGATGGCGGCATGGTCAAATCACTGCTCTAA
- a CDS encoding DUF4159 domain-containing protein — MRGKITSGALITSLALHAVIICVAGLYLLALTAPLKDLIGIEILYPKEPPKPKVGRKLVVKPIVKPTVPTQKTVVGQIQVQPRVTTVLPRESNFQAQTVIEFSSQTVKVQPPIDPDVPKVVTLNPAAQADVIYGDLLVSDAPDALAFSAPVVTVPSARMRNVNRGIAGWLKVTLERPPGLSMVENVGAARDALGDVVENITLSNYVVPPLPKGEPGGRVIGKGKDIRGILRFARVRHDLSDWWADASALNALTQWLNERTKIKTDMNVEGGALKLTDASLFKTPLVFMTGHDPAVVRSRDLLGKNYGAGRIDGRFSNNEAAGLRRYLVEKGGFLVFDDCGVDAPAQAMVRLFLSQMHYVMPEYHIERISNNHEIYNNFYGMGGPPIGYDIFWWGTRPPKRNFLEGISVGEKLSVIVVRRDYMCAMETVSYPTRSVHYSPGVYRFMTNVVIYALTHGSISDYSGYVPESALIKKALPKHAPAAARVSGFE; from the coding sequence ATGCGCGGAAAAATAACCTCAGGTGCTCTTATAACCTCGTTGGCACTTCATGCTGTCATCATATGTGTTGCTGGACTCTATCTGCTTGCGCTAACTGCGCCGCTCAAAGATCTGATAGGCATCGAAATTCTCTATCCCAAAGAGCCCCCGAAGCCTAAAGTGGGAAGAAAACTCGTCGTGAAACCTATCGTGAAACCAACGGTTCCAACGCAAAAAACTGTTGTTGGACAGATTCAGGTGCAACCGCGTGTAACAACTGTGTTGCCTCGCGAGTCAAATTTCCAAGCACAGACAGTAATCGAATTTTCAAGCCAAACCGTCAAAGTCCAACCGCCAATAGATCCGGATGTACCGAAAGTAGTAACGCTAAACCCAGCGGCGCAGGCAGATGTGATATACGGTGATTTACTGGTATCAGATGCTCCCGATGCCTTGGCATTCTCTGCCCCCGTGGTAACAGTCCCTTCCGCTCGAATGAGAAATGTCAACCGTGGTATCGCTGGGTGGTTAAAGGTCACGCTTGAACGCCCACCGGGACTCTCAATGGTTGAAAACGTCGGTGCCGCACGCGATGCACTTGGTGATGTGGTCGAGAATATTACGCTTTCTAACTACGTCGTCCCGCCCCTTCCGAAAGGCGAACCGGGTGGACGCGTCATCGGTAAAGGTAAGGACATCCGAGGTATCCTCCGTTTTGCCCGGGTTCGGCACGATCTTTCTGACTGGTGGGCGGACGCCTCCGCTCTTAACGCATTGACGCAATGGCTCAACGAACGCACCAAGATTAAAACCGATATGAATGTTGAAGGCGGTGCATTGAAACTCACCGATGCGAGTCTCTTCAAAACGCCCCTCGTTTTTATGACAGGACATGATCCAGCAGTTGTCCGATCTCGCGATCTTCTGGGGAAAAATTATGGTGCCGGTAGAATAGATGGTCGTTTCTCTAACAACGAAGCAGCAGGACTGCGTCGCTATCTCGTCGAAAAAGGTGGATTCCTCGTTTTTGACGATTGCGGTGTAGATGCTCCTGCACAAGCGATGGTTCGCCTCTTTCTCTCGCAGATGCACTACGTTATGCCTGAATACCACATTGAGCGGATTTCCAACAATCACGAAATTTATAATAACTTCTATGGGATGGGCGGACCTCCAATCGGATACGACATTTTCTGGTGGGGCACACGTCCACCGAAACGGAACTTCCTTGAAGGTATCTCCGTCGGTGAGAAATTATCGGTTATCGTTGTTCGTCGTGATTACATGTGCGCGATGGAAACTGTCAGCTACCCGACGCGGAGTGTCCACTATTCCCCAGGGGTCTACCGTTTCATGACGAACGTTGTGATATATGCGTTGACGCACGGCTCGATCTCTGATTACTCCGGTTATGTTCCTGAATCCGCGCTAATCAAGAAAGCACTCCCAAAGCATGCACCTGCCGCTGCGAGGGTCAGTGGTTTTGAGTAG
- a CDS encoding mandelate racemase/muconate lactonizing enzyme family protein yields the protein MEIRCINAYQVDLPLYEGSYNWSGGKSVSVFDSTIVSIETDEGITGYGEVCPLGPFYLPAYAAGTRTGIAELAPHLIGEDPTQLLPLNQRMDIALKGHPYVKSAIDTACWDILGKVSNQSVCTLLGGRYGSDFMLYRAISQQSPDEMAAKVATYRAEGYRKFQLKVGGDPNTDIERIRAVAELMEPGDVLIADANTGWLMHEAARVVRGVSDVDVYIEQPCLSYEECLAIRQRTSHPFVLDETIDSIQALLRGHGDQGMDVVNIKISKFGGLTKAKLARDLCVELGVAMTIEDSWGGDITTAAIAHLAHSTPTAFLFTATDFNSYVTVSTAAGAPQRTNGRMAASTQPGLGIVPDMDVLGEAIIRVE from the coding sequence ATGGAAATTCGCTGTATTAATGCCTATCAAGTTGATCTCCCACTCTATGAAGGCAGTTATAACTGGTCGGGCGGAAAATCTGTATCCGTATTTGACAGCACCATTGTCTCAATTGAAACGGACGAAGGCATCACCGGCTACGGTGAGGTTTGTCCGTTGGGACCTTTCTATCTCCCCGCTTATGCGGCAGGCACCCGCACCGGCATCGCTGAACTCGCACCACATCTCATCGGCGAAGATCCGACACAACTGCTTCCGCTCAACCAACGCATGGATATTGCCCTCAAGGGACACCCGTATGTGAAATCAGCGATCGACACAGCGTGTTGGGATATTCTCGGTAAGGTTTCAAACCAATCGGTTTGTACGCTTCTCGGTGGAAGGTATGGGTCGGATTTCATGCTCTATCGTGCGATTTCGCAACAATCTCCCGACGAGATGGCGGCAAAAGTCGCCACCTATCGTGCGGAAGGATACCGCAAATTCCAGTTAAAAGTAGGCGGCGATCCGAACACCGATATCGAACGTATCCGAGCGGTTGCTGAACTGATGGAACCCGGAGATGTCCTCATTGCAGATGCGAACACGGGTTGGTTGATGCACGAAGCCGCCCGCGTCGTCCGAGGCGTAAGCGATGTAGACGTCTACATCGAACAACCCTGTCTTTCCTATGAAGAATGCCTTGCGATCCGTCAACGCACAAGTCACCCCTTCGTTCTTGACGAGACGATAGACAGCATTCAAGCGTTGCTACGCGGTCATGGCGATCAGGGGATGGATGTCGTCAACATCAAGATTAGCAAATTCGGCGGACTGACCAAAGCGAAACTGGCGAGAGACTTATGCGTTGAACTCGGAGTTGCGATGACGATCGAAGATAGCTGGGGTGGTGATATTACAACCGCTGCCATTGCCCATCTCGCGCACAGTACACCGACGGCATTTCTTTTCACGGCAACCGATTTCAATAGCTACGTCACCGTCAGCACGGCGGCAGGGGCACCCCAACGAACTAACGGCAGGATGGCAGCCTCAACGCAACCGGGCTTGGGAATCGTCCCTGATATGGATGTGTTAGGTGAAGCGATCATCCGTGTGGAGTAA
- a CDS encoding T9SS type A sorting domain-containing protein: MQFKHLFLTITALLMLPHTVVAQVQHTLFRHGSSVQTVAYSPVNPSVVASAGDNGEIKLWNLRNGTSVTLGRHDDTVNSIAFSPDGTLLVSGGDDYVLKLWNVTHKHHITTREHITDRTRSQVKAVTFSPNGSMIATGGRHAKLWDVYTRNQIVTFEHHDWVWAVAFSSDGKLLATGDNSGQVNIWNLQSQRAVTQFHADSDSVYTVQFSPDDQILAAAGYEGNVKLWTVPTWIPHGTLTSNGTISDISFSPDSSKLATTGYTAVNLWGVNTGENIGTLTGHTGWVRGAAFSPDGSALISGGADRTVRIWDVTPHSNLNQDSSLNQDMVRIVYFTPQDRLAQPGIWNKLDTLIRRVQRFYADQMEINGFGGKTFTYETHENGILHVYHVEGQFRDPYYRTNTANKIYKEVASQLDTGKHVYLIVAEMSSESIGVENKCGIGGGNWYENELLVRTQGGQAIISASGTCFEGTYGIVVAAHELGHAFGLEHDFRDASYIMSYGASPDRLSKCAAKWLNVNRFFNTDQTAFDEPTSIQMLTPSAYLPNAKNFTLQFEVTDADGIHQAQLLVPVTAADPAPGIKLHSCKDLNTQSSTLEFSAPILTTHQVNDIALQVIDVYGNIRRQNYTLKAENSQLSRKNADVNKDGTVNIADLVLVASNFGKTIKGKPNRNPDVNSDGIVNVVDLLLVASLLPDASAAPALLTQEMPAFTATDLKQWIRQAKNYNNQTDSLSSHPDKIKKGIVVLEQLLVTLAIPTETHLLANYPNPFNPETWIPFQLSEPAEVRLHIYAIDGTPVRTLALGHQPAGTYHNKSRAAYWDGRNEQAERVASGVYFYHLSAGDFTATGKMLIKK; this comes from the coding sequence ATGCAATTCAAGCACCTTTTTCTCACAATAACCGCTTTATTAATGCTGCCACACACCGTGGTCGCCCAAGTACAACACACCTTATTTAGGCATGGCAGCAGCGTCCAAACGGTCGCATATTCTCCCGTGAATCCTTCCGTCGTTGCCAGTGCGGGAGATAATGGCGAAATAAAACTGTGGAACCTGCGGAACGGGACCTCGGTAACGTTGGGTCGCCACGATGATACCGTCAATTCCATCGCTTTCTCCCCAGACGGCACACTTCTCGTCAGCGGTGGCGACGATTATGTCCTGAAATTGTGGAATGTCACACACAAACATCATATCACAACCCGCGAGCATATTACCGACCGCACCCGTTCACAAGTCAAAGCGGTCACCTTCTCTCCAAACGGTAGCATGATAGCGACTGGGGGTAGACATGCGAAACTCTGGGATGTCTACACTCGCAACCAAATAGTTACCTTCGAGCACCATGACTGGGTCTGGGCGGTTGCGTTTTCCAGCGATGGCAAGCTGCTCGCCACGGGGGATAACAGTGGACAGGTTAACATCTGGAATCTTCAAAGTCAACGGGCTGTTACGCAATTCCATGCTGATTCCGATTCGGTGTATACCGTTCAGTTCTCCCCAGACGACCAAATCCTTGCGGCGGCTGGTTACGAAGGGAACGTCAAGTTATGGACAGTACCGACTTGGATACCACACGGCACGCTAACCTCTAATGGCACAATCTCCGATATTAGTTTTTCGCCTGATAGCAGCAAGCTTGCCACCACAGGCTACACAGCTGTCAACCTGTGGGGGGTTAACACCGGCGAGAATATCGGCACGCTCACAGGACACACAGGTTGGGTCAGGGGTGCCGCCTTTTCTCCGGACGGAAGTGCACTCATCAGCGGTGGTGCCGACAGAACGGTTCGAATTTGGGACGTAACACCCCATAGTAATCTGAATCAAGATAGCAGTCTGAATCAAGATATGGTCCGAATTGTCTATTTCACTCCGCAAGACCGCCTCGCACAACCGGGTATCTGGAATAAACTGGATACGCTCATAAGGCGCGTACAGCGCTTTTATGCAGACCAGATGGAAATTAACGGATTTGGTGGGAAAACCTTCACGTATGAAACCCATGAAAATGGAATCCTACACGTCTACCACGTTGAGGGGCAGTTCAGAGATCCATATTACCGTACAAACACAGCAAACAAGATTTATAAGGAAGTAGCCTCTCAGCTTGACACGGGAAAGCACGTCTATCTTATCGTTGCAGAGATGAGCAGTGAGTCTATTGGGGTAGAAAATAAATGTGGCATCGGCGGTGGCAATTGGTATGAAAATGAGCTTTTGGTAAGAACACAAGGTGGACAGGCTATTATATCTGCCTCCGGCACGTGTTTCGAGGGTACGTACGGTATTGTTGTAGCAGCGCATGAACTCGGGCACGCTTTCGGCTTAGAGCACGACTTTCGCGATGCCTCATATATCATGTCCTACGGCGCATCGCCCGACCGATTGTCCAAGTGTGCCGCCAAATGGTTGAATGTAAACCGTTTTTTCAACACCGACCAAACCGCCTTTGATGAACCGACATCGATTCAGATGCTCACACCATCGGCTTACCTGCCGAACGCCAAAAATTTCACGCTCCAATTTGAAGTAACGGACGCAGATGGTATCCATCAAGCCCAGTTACTTGTCCCAGTGACCGCAGCCGATCCAGCACCGGGCATTAAGTTGCACAGTTGTAAGGATTTAAACACGCAAAGCAGTACCCTTGAGTTCAGTGCTCCAATATTAACGACTCACCAAGTTAACGACATAGCACTTCAAGTGATTGATGTATATGGAAATATTCGGCGGCAGAATTACACACTCAAAGCAGAGAACTCCCAACTTTCCAGAAAAAACGCCGATGTCAACAAAGATGGAACCGTCAACATAGCCGACCTTGTATTGGTTGCTTCAAATTTCGGCAAAACTATTAAGGGTAAACCGAATAGAAATCCCGATGTTAACAGCGACGGAATTGTCAATGTTGTCGATCTTCTCTTGGTTGCAAGCCTCTTACCTGATGCGTCAGCAGCACCCGCGCTACTTACTCAAGAGATGCCCGCATTCACAGCAACAGATCTAAAGCAGTGGATTCGCCAAGCCAAGAATTACAATAACCAAACGGATTCCTTATCCTCTCATCCAGACAAAATAAAAAAAGGAATTGTCGTGCTCGAGCAACTCCTCGTAACCTTAGCAATTCCAACAGAAACCCATCTCTTAGCGAACTACCCGAACCCGTTCAACCCAGAGACATGGATACCCTTTCAGTTATCGGAGCCTGCGGAAGTGAGATTACACATTTACGCTATAGATGGGACACCGGTGCGGACGTTGGCGTTGGGACATCAACCGGCTGGAACGTATCATAACAAAAGCCGTGCTGCGTATTGGGATGGTCGAAACGAACAGGCAGAACGCGTGGCGAGTGGCGTTTATTTTTATCACTTGTCAGCAGGGGATTTCACAGCAACAGGGAAAATGCTGATAAAGAAGTAG
- a CDS encoding ornithine cyclodeaminase family protein, giving the protein MQIRILSAADVRTALPMPKAIEAMRHAYGQLSAGKVDAPPRQHIATDKGVTLLMPAHLPEHSEFGIKVVSVYDDNPNLNLPRITATVLVLDPATGLPKAFMDGSSLTAIRTGAGAGVAADVLARQDAKTVGLFGAGVQARTQLQAVLAVRKIAHVNLISRTKASAQQLATEISEGVDAPEVNLASTPQQVVEDADIVICATTSATPLFDGKALRPGTHITAVGTFVPEKREVDTTTIRRASRIVVDSREACLEEAGDLIIPKAEIDAEIGEIVNGDKQGRQSDHEITFFKSVGVAVQDAVAGSVVLAEAEAKGLGTIVEMAL; this is encoded by the coding sequence ATGCAGATCAGAATTTTATCCGCCGCCGATGTCCGAACAGCCCTACCGATGCCCAAAGCAATTGAGGCGATGCGGCATGCCTATGGTCAACTTTCAGCAGGCAAGGTGGACGCGCCGCCACGGCAACACATTGCCACTGACAAAGGCGTTACGCTCCTAATGCCTGCTCATCTGCCTGAACACAGCGAGTTCGGCATCAAAGTCGTCTCGGTTTACGACGATAATCCGAACCTCAATTTGCCTCGCATCACCGCGACAGTTTTAGTACTCGACCCAGCGACAGGACTCCCAAAAGCATTCATGGACGGCAGCAGCCTCACTGCTATCCGAACTGGAGCCGGTGCTGGCGTAGCCGCAGATGTGCTTGCTCGACAAGACGCGAAAACCGTTGGCTTGTTCGGAGCGGGCGTGCAGGCGAGGACACAATTGCAGGCAGTGCTGGCAGTCAGAAAGATCGCGCACGTCAATCTCATCAGCCGCACAAAAGCCTCAGCACAACAACTTGCCACTGAGATTTCAGAAGGGGTAGATGCCCCGGAAGTCAATCTCGCATCCACTCCACAACAGGTAGTCGAGGACGCAGACATCGTTATTTGTGCAACGACCTCGGCAACCCCACTTTTTGACGGAAAGGCTCTGCGACCAGGGACACACATCACAGCCGTTGGCACGTTTGTCCCAGAAAAAAGGGAAGTTGATACGACAACGATCAGAAGAGCATCCCGAATTGTGGTCGATTCGCGGGAAGCCTGTTTGGAAGAGGCGGGAGATCTGATTATTCCAAAGGCTGAAATTGATGCGGAAATCGGCGAAATCGTCAATGGCGACAAGCAGGGACGCCAATCAGACCACGAAATCACATTCTTCAAATCGGTTGGCGTGGCGGTGCAAGATGCGGTCGCAGGATCGGTGGTACTTGCAGAAGCAGAAGCCAAAGGGTTAGGCACCATCGTTGAAATGGCTCTTTAA
- a CDS encoding Ldh family oxidoreductase — protein MERHIFEAAHLQAFTNTLFVAAGTPQHIADNVAEILIKANLAGHDSHGVLRIPSYLAGIEGGGIRPDAEPDVRQETDTTLHIDGGNGFGHYTARYAVRRAIEKAQTARTCFATLTRTGHIGRVGEYAQEAAESGYIGIVTVGGGSKGGGRILPFGGAVGALGTNPIAIGVPTGDDTPFLIDFATSMIANGKTYVADSENRDLPEGCVVDKHGNPTVKTAEYNDGGHLLAFGRHKGYALSLFVALIGGLGGAFNTEAGQMGGLHMQVIDVNAFTPLEEYQKGVRSFLDTIKATPPAAGFDEVLAPGDFEANTRAHRLANGIDIPDTIYQQLRECAEKWNVPMAQAQ, from the coding sequence ATGGAAAGGCACATATTTGAAGCCGCACATCTTCAGGCATTTACGAACACCCTATTTGTAGCGGCAGGCACACCGCAGCACATCGCGGATAACGTTGCCGAGATTTTGATAAAAGCCAACCTCGCTGGGCACGATTCGCACGGCGTGCTTCGGATTCCCTCCTATCTTGCGGGGATTGAAGGCGGCGGTATCCGTCCCGATGCCGAGCCAGATGTGCGACAGGAAACCGATACTACACTCCACATTGATGGTGGAAACGGGTTTGGACACTATACCGCGCGTTATGCGGTCCGACGTGCGATCGAAAAAGCGCAAACTGCGCGCACCTGTTTTGCGACACTCACTCGGACGGGACATATCGGCAGAGTCGGGGAATATGCTCAAGAAGCCGCGGAATCAGGGTATATCGGAATCGTCACTGTTGGTGGTGGTTCAAAGGGCGGCGGACGCATCCTTCCCTTCGGTGGAGCGGTTGGCGCGCTCGGCACGAACCCGATCGCTATCGGTGTACCGACGGGTGATGACACGCCATTCCTCATCGACTTCGCGACGAGCATGATCGCAAACGGTAAAACCTACGTCGCCGACAGTGAAAATCGCGACTTGCCCGAAGGATGTGTTGTTGACAAACACGGCAATCCGACCGTAAAAACCGCTGAATATAACGATGGCGGACATCTTCTTGCCTTTGGGCGGCATAAAGGCTACGCGCTTTCCCTATTTGTGGCACTGATCGGTGGATTGGGAGGTGCATTCAATACTGAAGCCGGACAGATGGGCGGTCTCCACATGCAGGTGATTGATGTCAATGCGTTTACACCCCTCGAAGAATATCAAAAAGGGGTTCGATCATTTTTAGACACAATCAAGGCAACACCGCCTGCCGCCGGTTTCGACGAGGTGTTAGCCCCCGGGGATTTTGAAGCAAATACCCGAGCACACCGTCTCGCAAACGGCATTGATATACCGGATACCATCTATCAGCAACTTCGCGAGTGCGCCGAAAAATGGAATGTCCCTATGGCACAAGCCCAGTAG
- a CDS encoding Ldh family oxidoreductase translates to MEKTHLLQAPHLHAIARNIFVAAGASRHIAEDVSEILVNANLAGHDSHGVLRVPAYLRGIDTGHLNPTAEPKILADTPNTLRVDGQRGFGHYVSRWSISKAIEKAKTAVSCSVSISNTGHIGRLGEYAEAAAKAGCIGLISVGSGGKGGGPTVPYGGSQGTFSTNPIALGVPTGDDSPFIVDYATSMVAEGKIQVARSKGIDLPEGCILDKNGMPSVKPADFYDGGALLAFGKHKGYALAMFTCLLGGLAGTFDTESGRMGGIFMQAIDVNAFTPVEEYQQGVRAFLDGIKSTPPAHGFDEVLVPGDFEHRFRTQRLVEGVEIPDTIYNQLQECADTLGISIGEDTVKEDDKAHYSF, encoded by the coding sequence ATGGAAAAGACGCACCTACTTCAGGCACCACACCTTCACGCAATTGCACGTAACATCTTTGTCGCTGCTGGTGCATCGCGGCACATCGCAGAGGATGTCTCTGAAATCCTTGTCAATGCTAACCTTGCTGGACACGACTCACACGGTGTGCTGCGCGTTCCCGCTTATCTACGTGGCATTGACACCGGACATCTGAACCCGACTGCGGAACCCAAAATCCTCGCGGACACCCCGAATACTTTACGCGTTGATGGGCAACGCGGCTTCGGGCACTACGTCTCGCGCTGGTCAATTAGCAAAGCCATTGAGAAGGCAAAAACCGCTGTCTCCTGCTCTGTTAGCATCAGCAACACTGGACATATCGGACGCTTGGGTGAATATGCAGAAGCAGCAGCGAAAGCTGGATGTATCGGACTTATCAGCGTCGGGTCGGGTGGTAAAGGCGGGGGACCGACAGTCCCCTATGGTGGTTCGCAAGGCACCTTTAGCACAAATCCGATCGCTTTGGGCGTGCCGACTGGCGACGACAGTCCCTTTATCGTTGACTACGCAACGAGCATGGTTGCTGAAGGGAAGATACAGGTCGCGCGAAGCAAAGGGATTGATTTACCTGAGGGCTGCATCCTTGATAAAAACGGGATGCCGAGCGTCAAGCCCGCCGATTTCTATGATGGCGGTGCGCTCCTCGCATTCGGGAAACATAAAGGTTACGCACTCGCTATGTTCACCTGTCTCCTCGGTGGATTGGCAGGAACATTTGACACAGAAAGCGGCAGGATGGGTGGCATTTTCATGCAAGCGATTGATGTCAACGCCTTCACACCAGTCGAAGAATACCAGCAAGGCGTGCGCGCCTTCTTAGACGGCATTAAATCCACACCGCCAGCACACGGCTTCGATGAAGTCCTCGTTCCCGGTGATTTTGAACACCGATTCCGCACCCAGCGGTTAGTAGAAGGCGTTGAGATACCCGATACCATCTACAATCAACTTCAAGAGTGCGCAGACACACTCGGTATTTCCATCGGCGAAGACACTGTCAAGGAAGACGACAAGGCACACTACAGCTTTTAA
- a CDS encoding glycosyltransferase family 2 protein — translation MLISVIIPAFNEEQTLEQVVRAVSSLPIETQIIVVNDGSTDGTYKVLEELRATYELSVVHCQENRGKGFAIRRGLQHVKGEVIVIQDADMELDPTDLSEVVKPLKKENVQVVYGSRFLEGRGNASLHNFIANRILATYTNLLYGCQITDESTGYKAFSAELITRLDLTCEGFEFCPEVTAKILRAGYRIYEVPVSYFPRTKKQGKKLRFWSDGFFAAWTLLKYRFISETELFK, via the coding sequence ATGTTAATATCCGTAATCATTCCTGCGTTTAACGAAGAGCAGACCCTTGAGCAGGTCGTTAGGGCTGTTAGTTCGTTACCCATCGAAACGCAAATTATTGTTGTCAACGACGGTTCCACCGACGGGACTTACAAGGTCCTTGAGGAATTGCGTGCGACTTATGAACTGAGTGTCGTGCATTGTCAAGAGAACAGAGGAAAGGGTTTCGCAATTCGGAGGGGTCTTCAACATGTGAAGGGGGAAGTGATTGTCATTCAAGACGCAGACATGGAATTAGATCCAACGGATCTCTCTGAGGTCGTGAAACCGCTTAAAAAAGAGAACGTTCAAGTCGTCTACGGCTCAAGGTTTTTGGAAGGACGCGGGAACGCGAGTCTTCATAACTTTATCGCGAATCGCATTCTCGCGACCTATACAAATCTCCTTTACGGATGCCAAATTACCGATGAATCAACGGGCTACAAAGCCTTCTCAGCAGAACTCATAACACGTTTAGATTTAACGTGTGAAGGATTTGAATTCTGTCCGGAAGTCACAGCCAAGATTTTACGGGCAGGTTATCGTATCTATGAAGTGCCGGTCTCCTATTTCCCGCGCACGAAAAAGCAAGGCAAAAAACTCCGATTCTGGTCGGATGGTTTTTTTGCTGCATGGACACTTTTAAAATACCGTTTTATATCAGAAACCGAACTTTTTAAATAG